A part of Kitasatospora acidiphila genomic DNA contains:
- a CDS encoding Dyp-type peroxidase codes for MITDRHQRTVIREPWRLHARRPAVARERGHPGDVLAGFKKDQMVLLMLSFQDGIKARSWLQRLTPRIATTRQVAAFNEAFSQARKRSGGDPTGLKATWMGLSFTYSGLQMLLGREPYPSADPGTTLGAFQQGPVPRADKIGDKGDSHPSHWLFGNNKTEGLIHAVLTIASDTVEDLNATVTEQRELAVRYGVSIMFQQNGATLKGSRRGKEHFGFKDGVSEPGVIDFDEPDPLMPEWVKDHPGTRLIPAGEFVAGHPKVGDAPNTLPQWAFNGSFQVVRRLAQDVPGWWAQIARQLEPLKKAKAIPDDATVEWVASRVVGRWRSGAPVANCPLADKPYDTVAANDNNISFLNDLEGHLTPLFSHLRKTNPRDALQEHPGDDPFPENPIMDRRRIMRRGSPYGAPFDPASEGPGGPDEPRGLLFICYQTDLIDQFEFIQNRWIDNPDFPPNRGDDDEPGPDAMVGFNGTVNWEHAGGEPVQLGFERFVRTEGAVYAFLPSITMLKALGEGRLPADMPPVGQPVDTFLAVPDRQRTDGKSWYWVFRTVAGGQQYRAITIADGNQHTDRKETDDQPIGNWASFTDITQVDCLLPFPDKQNVDNKTSYWVFHSANAMQRYRVVSIANGRDHQDVMERPDAPLSTWPALTGVARVDFFLPMPDRQRRDGVSIYWVFHTLNGQQFHRVISIADGEQHANQILRSDRRLSAWSSFAGIDKVTTILPIPDMREVNGRSWYWVFHRDRYRMISMLNSGGHDDQIEVPDRSTTLWSSLTVN; via the coding sequence ATGATTACCGACCGCCATCAGAGAACCGTCATCAGAGAACCGTGGAGGCTCCATGCCCGTCGACCTGCCGTTGCGCGAGAACGAGGACATCCAGGGGATGTGCTCGCCGGATTCAAGAAGGACCAGATGGTTCTGCTGATGCTCTCCTTCCAGGACGGCATCAAGGCCCGCAGCTGGCTCCAACGGCTGACCCCGCGGATCGCCACCACCAGACAGGTGGCCGCCTTCAACGAGGCCTTCAGCCAAGCGCGCAAGCGCAGCGGTGGCGACCCCACCGGACTCAAGGCGACCTGGATGGGCCTCAGCTTCACCTACTCCGGCCTGCAGATGCTGCTCGGTCGGGAGCCCTACCCATCGGCCGACCCCGGGACCACCCTCGGCGCCTTCCAGCAGGGCCCGGTGCCCAGGGCCGACAAGATCGGCGACAAGGGCGACAGCCACCCGAGCCACTGGCTGTTCGGCAACAACAAGACCGAGGGCCTGATCCACGCGGTGCTCACCATCGCCTCCGACACCGTCGAAGACCTGAACGCCACGGTCACCGAGCAGCGCGAGCTGGCCGTCAGGTACGGCGTCTCGATCATGTTCCAGCAGAACGGCGCCACCCTGAAGGGCAGCCGGCGCGGCAAGGAGCACTTCGGCTTCAAGGACGGCGTCAGCGAGCCGGGGGTGATCGACTTCGACGAGCCCGACCCGCTGATGCCGGAGTGGGTCAAGGACCACCCGGGCACCCGGCTGATCCCGGCCGGCGAGTTCGTGGCCGGCCACCCCAAGGTCGGGGACGCGCCCAACACGCTGCCGCAGTGGGCGTTCAACGGCTCGTTCCAGGTGGTCCGCCGGCTGGCCCAGGACGTCCCCGGCTGGTGGGCGCAGATCGCCCGGCAGTTGGAGCCGCTCAAGAAGGCCAAGGCGATCCCCGACGACGCCACGGTGGAGTGGGTGGCCTCCCGGGTGGTCGGGCGCTGGCGCTCCGGCGCCCCGGTGGCCAACTGCCCGCTCGCCGACAAGCCGTACGACACGGTGGCCGCCAACGACAACAACATCAGCTTCCTGAACGACCTCGAAGGGCACCTCACCCCGCTCTTCTCGCACCTGCGCAAGACCAACCCGCGCGACGCCCTGCAGGAGCACCCGGGCGACGATCCGTTCCCCGAGAACCCGATCATGGACCGGCGCCGGATCATGCGGCGCGGCAGCCCCTACGGCGCGCCCTTCGACCCGGCGTCCGAGGGGCCCGGCGGGCCTGACGAGCCGCGCGGGCTGCTCTTCATCTGCTACCAGACCGATCTGATCGACCAGTTCGAGTTCATCCAGAACCGGTGGATCGACAACCCCGACTTCCCGCCCAACCGTGGCGACGACGACGAGCCCGGCCCCGACGCCATGGTCGGCTTCAACGGCACGGTCAACTGGGAGCACGCCGGCGGCGAGCCGGTGCAACTGGGCTTCGAGCGGTTCGTCCGCACCGAGGGCGCGGTCTACGCGTTCCTGCCGTCGATCACCATGCTCAAGGCGCTCGGCGAGGGACGGCTGCCGGCCGACATGCCGCCGGTCGGGCAGCCGGTGGACACCTTCCTGGCGGTGCCCGACCGGCAGCGCACGGACGGCAAGAGCTGGTACTGGGTGTTCCGCACGGTCGCCGGCGGACAGCAGTACCGGGCGATCACCATCGCCGACGGCAACCAGCACACCGACCGCAAGGAGACCGACGACCAGCCGATCGGCAACTGGGCCTCGTTCACCGACATCACCCAGGTGGACTGCCTGCTGCCGTTCCCGGACAAGCAGAACGTCGACAACAAGACGTCCTACTGGGTCTTCCACAGCGCCAACGCCATGCAGCGCTACCGGGTGGTCTCGATCGCCAACGGCCGCGACCACCAGGACGTCATGGAGCGCCCCGACGCCCCGCTGAGCACCTGGCCCGCGCTCACCGGGGTGGCCCGGGTGGACTTCTTCCTGCCGATGCCGGACCGGCAGCGGAGGGACGGAGTGAGCATCTACTGGGTCTTCCACACCCTGAACGGCCAGCAGTTCCACCGGGTGATCAGCATCGCCGACGGCGAGCAGCACGCGAACCAGATCCTCCGCTCCGACCGCCGGCTCTCCGCCTGGAGCTCGTTCGCCGGGATCGACAAGGTCACCACGATCCTGCCGATCCCGGACATGCGGGAGGTGAACGGCAGGTCCTGGTACTGGGTCTTCCACCGGGACCGCTACCGGATGATCTCGATGCTGAACAGCGGCGGCCACGACGACCAGATCGAGGTGCCGGACCGGTCCACCACGCTGTGGAGCTCGCTGACGGTGAACTGA
- a CDS encoding LysR family transcriptional regulator, protein MDLGEIETFLALAEELHFGRTAQRLRLPQSRVSQQIRSLERRLGAPLFTRTSRRVELTRLGEHTRDSLGAAYQALGDAFDEARTVAQGVVGTLRIGFLGCLNGTPLTTLAADFAAAHPAMGSPGAGAARTYQEALNQVATGRLVWPTHAGLFRHYCHPGVTTRPLTGLPPAHGALVWRAAAEDARIRAFVALGGGHNYW, encoded by the coding sequence GTGGATCTGGGGGAGATCGAGACCTTTCTGGCGCTGGCCGAGGAGCTGCACTTCGGCCGGACCGCGCAGCGGCTGCGGCTGCCCCAGTCCCGGGTGAGCCAGCAGATCCGGTCGCTGGAACGCCGGCTCGGCGCACCGCTGTTCACCCGGACCAGCCGCCGGGTGGAGCTGACCCGGCTCGGCGAGCACACCAGGGACAGCCTGGGCGCCGCCTACCAGGCGCTCGGTGACGCCTTCGACGAGGCCCGCACGGTGGCCCAGGGCGTGGTCGGCACCCTGCGGATCGGATTCCTCGGCTGCCTCAACGGCACCCCGCTGACCACCCTCGCGGCCGACTTCGCGGCGGCTCACCCGGCCATGGGGTCCCCCGGCGCCGGGGCCGCCCGCACCTACCAGGAGGCGCTGAACCAGGTGGCCACCGGCCGCCTGGTCTGGCCCACCCACGCCGGCCTGTTCCGCCACTACTGCCACCCCGGGGTCACCACCCGCCCGTTGACCGGCCTGCCGCCGGCCCATGGCGCGCTGGTGTGGCGTGCCGCCGCCGAGGACGCGAGGATCCGGGCCTTCGTCGCCCTCGGCGGTGGGCACAACTACTGGTGA
- a CDS encoding glycosyl hydrolase family 18 protein, producing MPERAAAARQTERPTTARRPLRNATALVTATALVAGAAGLATLLGGTAATAAGTNLLTNGDFETGTLTGWNCSGGLGSITTSAPHSGSYALQAAASASDTAQCSQTVAVMPNTAYSLSGWLKGDYTYLGVTGTGTTDTNTWGSNANWANLSTTFTTGAGTTSVTVYVHGWYGQGTYYADDLALTGPGGGGGSTSASWTSSSSPTRSATPTPTSTPSSTPTPTPTQSATPTPTPTATSSGGTAPGGDGLVSTPTGVSAKVQNNTVTLSWAASTDGAQNGNVPVYYVYSGANLVATSMGTTVTVSSLLPNTAYSFTVQGYDKDGHKSAQSAPAPATTGAAPTGAVKSAYFAQWGIYGNAYYPSSLAKTGAASGLTTVTYAFENIDPTNLSCFETVKAADTNDADPNAGDGAGDAFADYQKSYTGDISVDGSTDAWSQPIKGNFNQIRELKAKYPNLKFTVSLGGWTYSKYFSDVAATDASRKKYVSSCIDMFIKGNLPTGISGDASGGTGSAAGIFDGIDIDWEYPASAGGHTGNHYSAADTADYTALLAEFRNELDAYGSGIGKHFLLTAALPSGQDKITNVQTDQLGKYLDYGNH from the coding sequence ATGCCCGAACGCGCAGCCGCTGCGCGGCAGACCGAGCGTCCGACGACCGCTCGACGCCCCCTTCGCAACGCCACCGCGCTGGTCACCGCCACCGCCCTGGTGGCCGGAGCCGCCGGCCTCGCCACTCTGCTGGGCGGCACCGCCGCCACCGCCGCCGGCACCAACCTGCTGACCAACGGCGACTTCGAGACCGGCACGCTGACCGGCTGGAACTGCTCCGGCGGCCTCGGCAGCATCACCACCAGCGCCCCGCACAGCGGCAGTTACGCACTGCAGGCCGCCGCCTCGGCCTCGGACACCGCGCAGTGCTCGCAGACCGTCGCCGTCATGCCCAACACCGCCTACAGCCTGTCCGGCTGGCTGAAGGGCGACTACACCTACCTCGGCGTCACCGGCACCGGCACCACCGACACCAACACCTGGGGCTCCAACGCCAATTGGGCCAACCTCAGCACCACCTTCACGACCGGGGCCGGCACCACCTCGGTGACGGTGTACGTGCACGGGTGGTACGGGCAGGGGACGTACTACGCGGACGACCTGGCGCTGACCGGGCCGGGCGGCGGCGGTGGCAGCACCAGCGCGTCTTGGACGTCCTCGTCCAGCCCGACGCGGAGCGCGACCCCCACGCCCACCTCGACGCCTTCGTCCACCCCGACGCCGACCCCGACGCAGAGCGCGACCCCCACGCCGACCCCGACCGCCACCTCCTCCGGCGGCACCGCGCCCGGCGGCGACGGCCTGGTCTCCACCCCGACCGGGGTGAGCGCCAAGGTGCAGAACAACACCGTGACGCTCAGCTGGGCGGCGTCCACCGACGGCGCGCAGAACGGCAACGTCCCGGTCTACTACGTCTACAGCGGCGCCAACCTGGTCGCCACCTCGATGGGCACCACGGTCACCGTCAGCTCGCTGCTGCCGAACACCGCCTACAGCTTCACCGTTCAGGGCTATGACAAGGACGGCCACAAGAGCGCCCAGTCAGCGCCGGCCCCCGCCACCACGGGCGCCGCGCCCACCGGTGCGGTGAAGTCCGCGTACTTCGCGCAGTGGGGCATCTACGGCAACGCCTACTACCCGAGCAGCCTGGCCAAGACCGGCGCGGCGTCGGGCCTGACCACGGTCACCTACGCGTTCGAGAACATCGATCCGACCAATCTGAGCTGCTTCGAGACCGTCAAGGCCGCCGACACCAACGACGCCGACCCCAATGCGGGCGACGGCGCGGGCGATGCCTTCGCCGACTACCAGAAGTCCTACACCGGCGACATCAGCGTGGACGGCAGCACGGACGCCTGGAGCCAGCCGATCAAGGGCAACTTCAACCAGATCCGCGAGCTGAAGGCGAAGTACCCGAACCTCAAGTTCACGGTCTCGCTCGGCGGCTGGACCTACTCCAAGTACTTCTCGGACGTCGCCGCCACCGACGCCTCGCGGAAGAAGTACGTCTCCTCCTGCATCGACATGTTCATCAAGGGCAACCTGCCCACCGGCATCTCGGGTGACGCCTCCGGCGGCACCGGCTCGGCCGCGGGCATCTTCGACGGCATCGACATCGACTGGGAGTACCCGGCCTCGGCCGGCGGTCACACCGGCAACCACTACTCGGCCGC